A single region of the Echinimonas agarilytica genome encodes:
- a CDS encoding SapC family protein, whose amino-acid sequence MSLKRVPLHQKTHANLNVKIDRSYAHVRGQHLIPVVIHEFAQVCIEYPIVFVKNEQNGRFRAVAMTGVVPGENLYVGEEWRAPYIPASVTHFPLSLIPDAQNKDQVLVAIIEGSDLLSRELGEALFDERGNNTPYLEQRKKKMIQYLESEQVTFSFLQMLADLNVLAHRSLTLNIEGNPLKLEGVYMVDESKLNELDDSKFIDLRKRGLLTPIYSHLCSLAQVNRLTLMKAKR is encoded by the coding sequence ATGTCTTTAAAACGAGTGCCGTTACATCAAAAAACTCATGCCAATTTAAACGTAAAAATCGACCGGTCCTATGCTCACGTGAGAGGGCAGCATCTGATACCAGTGGTGATTCACGAATTTGCTCAAGTGTGCATTGAGTACCCTATTGTATTTGTTAAAAATGAACAGAATGGTCGCTTTCGGGCAGTCGCCATGACCGGTGTAGTTCCGGGGGAAAACCTCTATGTGGGTGAGGAGTGGAGGGCGCCTTATATACCCGCGAGTGTGACTCATTTTCCATTGTCACTGATTCCCGACGCGCAAAATAAAGATCAAGTGTTGGTCGCTATTATTGAAGGCAGTGATCTGTTATCCCGCGAGTTGGGAGAGGCATTGTTCGATGAGCGAGGCAATAACACGCCGTATCTTGAACAGCGCAAGAAAAAAATGATTCAGTATCTAGAGTCAGAGCAAGTCACGTTTTCATTTTTGCAAATGTTGGCCGATTTGAATGTGCTTGCGCATCGTTCATTAACGCTAAATATCGAAGGCAACCCATTGAAACTGGAAGGAGTTTATATGGTCGATGAGAGCAAGTTAAACGAGCTGGACGACAGCAAGTTCATAGACTTGCGCAAGCGAGGATTATTAACGCCTATCTATTCGCATTTGTGCTCTTTGGCACAAGTAAACCGTTTGACGCTGATGAAAGCGAAGCGCTAA
- a CDS encoding paraquat-inducible protein A has product MNLAVLVLSYVLPFWQTTRFYFWQEQSSLFAVVGVLFEQREFVLMSIIVVFTMVFPVSKLGALLWHTYAKRRRPKLLVALELLGRFSMLDVFVAALLVVLIKLDAIIELQVQTGFYLFLAATLGSLVLAMLMRYTEAYSEPTPSKRT; this is encoded by the coding sequence GTGAACTTGGCAGTACTCGTACTTTCATATGTACTGCCGTTTTGGCAAACGACCCGGTTTTACTTTTGGCAGGAACAAAGCAGCTTGTTCGCAGTGGTGGGAGTATTGTTCGAGCAACGAGAGTTTGTGCTCATGTCGATTATCGTTGTGTTCACAATGGTATTCCCAGTCTCTAAGCTGGGCGCTCTGTTGTGGCACACATACGCCAAGCGTCGGCGGCCTAAATTACTGGTAGCACTTGAGTTGTTAGGGCGTTTTAGCATGTTGGATGTGTTTGTTGCTGCGCTGCTTGTGGTGCTGATTAAACTCGACGCTATTATTGAATTACAGGTACAAACGGGTTTTTATCTATTTTTGGCGGCCACATTAGGAAGTTTGGTGTTGGCGATGCTGATGAGGTATACAGAGGCTTACTCGGAACCGACGCCGAGCAAGCGAACTTGA
- a CDS encoding tryptophan halogenase family protein has protein sequence MSAVQKIVILGGGTAGWLVANHIARKRQLNRSTDVRVALIESPGIPTVGVGEGTVPMMRQTLEYLGIRETDFIRQCDATFKQSVKFIDWFAPSDAQAAYYYHPFDYPNPTGFDATPYWLMDSVHSFAHTVGVQASLCDAGLGPKLLTHPEFSGPVSYAYHLDAAKFSQLLCEHAVSMGVEHIQSHVQAVTRLASGDIASLDTDSAGVIAGDLFIDCSGFRARLIEQEMGVQLDDKNHTLFVDHALAVQVPYASADADIPCSTLSTAQKAGWIWDIGLEKRRGVGYVYSSGHTTHDTAEIALRRYLDDDNGDLSLRRIPMKIGVRSQAWCGNCVAMGLAQGFVEPLEATGLLLFDVTARMLAEQLPTTRESMEPIASRFNQRIGHTWDKVIDFIKLHYCISNRSDSDFWCDNRALNTIPDGLQQNLDLWRHQMPTRYDFSSTIDIFNLENYLYVLYGMNFPTQPQTTQRFGQKQEYTNTVQKIEQVTAQMKAQLMPHRALIEQIKKHGLQRV, from the coding sequence ATGTCAGCGGTGCAAAAAATTGTGATTTTAGGGGGCGGCACAGCAGGTTGGCTGGTAGCAAACCACATTGCGCGAAAGCGACAGTTGAATCGATCTACAGACGTCAGAGTTGCGCTTATAGAATCTCCAGGTATTCCCACAGTGGGCGTTGGAGAAGGAACTGTGCCTATGATGCGCCAGACATTAGAATACTTAGGCATTCGAGAAACCGACTTTATTCGACAATGCGACGCAACTTTTAAGCAAAGCGTTAAATTCATTGACTGGTTTGCCCCCTCTGACGCACAAGCAGCTTATTATTATCACCCTTTTGATTACCCTAACCCTACTGGTTTTGATGCAACGCCCTATTGGTTGATGGATTCTGTCCATTCATTTGCCCATACAGTGGGCGTGCAAGCGAGTTTATGTGATGCTGGTTTGGGCCCCAAATTACTCACCCATCCTGAATTTTCTGGGCCAGTCTCATATGCCTATCATCTTGACGCTGCTAAATTTTCTCAATTGCTATGTGAGCATGCTGTAAGTATGGGAGTTGAGCATATTCAAAGTCATGTGCAGGCTGTCACACGCTTGGCATCGGGGGACATTGCATCCCTCGACACAGACTCTGCTGGAGTGATCGCAGGCGATTTATTTATTGATTGCTCTGGATTTCGAGCCCGCCTCATTGAGCAAGAGATGGGCGTGCAATTAGATGATAAAAATCACACTCTATTCGTTGATCATGCGCTGGCGGTTCAAGTGCCGTATGCATCTGCCGATGCAGATATCCCCTGCAGCACGTTATCAACTGCACAAAAGGCCGGTTGGATCTGGGACATTGGTTTGGAGAAACGTCGCGGGGTCGGGTATGTCTATTCCAGTGGGCATACCACACATGACACGGCAGAAATTGCATTGCGTCGCTATCTTGACGATGACAATGGCGATCTTTCGTTGCGTCGTATTCCAATGAAAATAGGCGTTCGGAGTCAAGCTTGGTGTGGCAATTGTGTTGCAATGGGATTGGCGCAAGGCTTTGTTGAACCGCTTGAAGCAACGGGCCTGTTGTTATTCGATGTAACCGCTCGAATGTTGGCTGAACAACTGCCCACCACTCGAGAATCAATGGAGCCCATTGCTTCTCGATTTAACCAACGAATTGGCCATACTTGGGATAAAGTGATCGACTTTATTAAACTTCATTATTGCATCTCAAATCGTTCAGACAGTGACTTTTGGTGCGACAACCGAGCTCTCAATACGATTCCTGATGGTTTGCAGCAAAACTTGGATCTATGGCGACATCAAATGCCGACGCGTTACGACTTTTCATCGACGATAGATATTTTTAATTTGGAGAATTATCTATACGTGTTGTATGGCATGAATTTCCCGACGCAACCTCAAACAACTCAGCGCTTTGGACAGAAGCAAGAATACACGAATACGGTGCAAAAAATCGAACAGGTTACAGCACAAATGAAAGCTCAATTGATGCCACACAGAGCACTCATAGAGCAGATCAAAAAGCATGGCTTACAACGTGTTTGA
- a CDS encoding SapC family protein yields MSVKIAPITAKDHSDIKIKPLGDFSGFAERHLSPITIHEFSRAASCFPIVFIKDSESDQYKVVAMFSVNPKQNVFVKDGKWTATYLPVNLARGPYFISNDEKPVICIDENDARVSKEEGAPLFNENGERSEYFDGIIESMQNLINQDGVTQQFIDKLVELELLHASNLTITRKDGTKHEVSGIHMVDEPKFKELTDEQVLDLNKSGFLGLIYIHLCSLGQIQNLLRD; encoded by the coding sequence TTGAGCGTAAAAATTGCACCGATCACTGCAAAAGACCACAGTGACATCAAAATTAAACCTCTGGGTGATTTCTCTGGATTCGCCGAGCGCCATCTTTCTCCAATCACAATTCACGAATTCTCTCGTGCGGCTTCATGCTTCCCAATTGTATTTATCAAAGATTCTGAATCAGACCAATACAAAGTTGTCGCAATGTTTAGCGTGAACCCTAAGCAAAACGTCTTTGTTAAAGACGGCAAATGGACGGCAACTTACCTGCCTGTAAACTTAGCTCGCGGCCCATACTTCATCTCAAATGACGAAAAACCTGTTATTTGTATTGATGAAAATGATGCTCGCGTCTCTAAAGAAGAAGGCGCACCTTTATTTAACGAGAATGGCGAAAGAAGCGAATACTTCGACGGCATCATCGAGTCTATGCAAAACCTGATCAATCAAGATGGTGTGACTCAACAGTTCATCGACAAATTGGTTGAACTAGAGTTGCTTCACGCATCTAACCTTACGATCACTCGTAAAGACGGTACAAAGCACGAAGTATCAGGCATTCACATGGTTGATGAGCCAAAGTTCAAAGAACTCACTGATGAGCAAGTACTTGATTTGAATAAATCAGGTTTCTTAGGATTAATTTATATCCACCTTTGCTCGTTAGGCCAAATCCAAAACTTGTTGCGCGACTAA
- a CDS encoding aldose epimerase family protein — MPHMSDAPSSNSSFYCLKNKAGVEVELIPLGARVGAIRFPIDGQLTNLALSYDNISDYEKDPFFIGTTAGRFANRICEGRFEIDGEEFQLPLNDGHNSLHGGPGGFHTKVWQVEQRSATELTFLLQSPDGDQGYPGTLNVQVKYSLSEDSKIEIEFSATTNQPTIINLCNHAYFNLGATNIKQLELMMSANQYLPIYSDGIPEGLHNSVVGTSLDFMKAKSLAGVFDHLDDVVKARSGFDHALILCRPQLDHLSAQLKNPENGMHLDLYTDQPSLQIYSGQYLDTPFQPFGGICLEAQGCPDAPNKPYFPSALLRPGQGYKRTVVYHFYQK; from the coding sequence GGAGTAGAGGTTGAACTGATCCCTCTCGGTGCACGAGTAGGAGCCATACGATTTCCTATTGACGGCCAACTCACCAATTTGGCACTAAGTTACGACAACATCAGCGACTACGAAAAAGACCCCTTTTTTATCGGCACAACAGCAGGCAGATTTGCCAACCGTATCTGTGAAGGACGTTTTGAAATCGATGGCGAAGAATTTCAATTGCCACTGAATGACGGCCACAACAGTTTGCATGGCGGTCCAGGAGGCTTTCATACAAAAGTATGGCAAGTAGAACAACGCTCAGCCACTGAGCTCACCTTTCTACTGCAGTCGCCAGACGGTGACCAAGGCTACCCAGGCACATTGAACGTGCAGGTTAAATACAGCTTGAGCGAAGACAGTAAAATAGAAATCGAATTTAGCGCTACAACTAATCAGCCGACGATCATTAATTTATGTAATCACGCTTACTTCAATTTAGGCGCGACCAATATCAAACAGTTAGAATTGATGATGAGTGCCAACCAATATCTGCCCATTTATTCCGATGGCATTCCAGAAGGCTTACACAACTCCGTCGTTGGTACATCTCTTGATTTCATGAAAGCCAAATCATTGGCAGGCGTGTTCGATCATTTAGATGATGTTGTCAAAGCGCGTAGCGGTTTCGATCACGCACTTATATTATGTCGTCCACAACTGGATCACCTGTCAGCACAATTAAAAAACCCAGAAAATGGGATGCATCTCGACCTATATACCGACCAACCTTCTCTGCAGATCTATTCTGGACAATACCTAGACACACCATTTCAGCCATTTGGTGGAATTTGTTTAGAAGCCCAAGGTTGCCCTGATGCCCCCAACAAACCCTATTTTCCTTCAGCATTACTAAGACCCGGCCAGGGCTATAAACGCACTGTGGTGTATCACTTTTATCAAAAATAA
- a CDS encoding class D sortase, protein MNSKKSLLLLERFCWFSSTLLLASYAAAHLHANAGKDEQVDAFERQFSAQQELRYTQTNDDSAGTGTTDLTPPAPDMSLWSAHAKKKYDEAMKSSSEAIIAMIEIDDLALKVPVYLGTSDANLNRGAGAVTNAGFNNFAIAAHRDSYFRKLANIKKNQQIRVRNDDGTTEIYSVQDIIIVDPGDTQILNESATPTLTLITCYPFYYVGSAPQRYIVKAKLVNH, encoded by the coding sequence GTGAACTCAAAAAAATCTCTATTACTGTTGGAACGATTCTGCTGGTTTTCTAGCACATTACTGCTGGCGAGCTATGCGGCTGCTCACCTACACGCTAATGCGGGTAAAGATGAACAAGTCGACGCCTTCGAGCGCCAGTTTTCTGCTCAGCAAGAACTTAGATATACGCAAACTAACGACGATTCCGCCGGAACTGGAACAACCGACTTAACACCACCTGCCCCCGACATGTCTCTTTGGTCAGCGCATGCCAAAAAAAAATATGACGAAGCAATGAAGAGCTCCAGCGAAGCGATCATTGCCATGATTGAAATTGACGATTTAGCGCTCAAAGTTCCCGTGTATTTGGGCACTTCTGATGCGAATCTCAACCGAGGCGCCGGAGCGGTGACAAATGCAGGTTTCAACAATTTCGCGATAGCAGCTCATCGAGACAGCTACTTTCGCAAACTGGCCAATATCAAAAAGAATCAACAAATACGTGTTCGTAATGACGATGGTACAACAGAAATATACTCGGTACAGGACATTATCATTGTGGACCCCGGCGACACTCAAATCCTCAATGAATCCGCGACCCCAACGTTGACCCTAATTACCTGCTACCCCTTCTATTACGTAGGGAGCGCCCCACAACGATATATAGTGAAAGCCAAATTGGTGAATCACTGA
- a CDS encoding LPXTG cell wall anchor domain-containing protein: protein MERNPLKLIAAAVCAMSMTAGAQALECADVEWHPDVLAAYPEASQACLEVVEQDGKPYVKMKAQYEGITGNRVRLRIHENDGDRIIKTFRLQNPVTITAAGEKVNWRDLYSGYELTFMIPSDRFELAQVDSDEVVEVVAVEELPKTASVWPLVGMMGLSLLGVAGLVRRLRRS from the coding sequence ATGGAACGTAACCCCTTAAAATTAATCGCTGCTGCAGTTTGCGCTATGTCGATGACTGCTGGCGCACAAGCGCTTGAGTGTGCCGATGTAGAATGGCACCCGGATGTATTAGCAGCTTATCCAGAAGCATCTCAAGCATGTTTGGAAGTCGTTGAGCAAGACGGCAAGCCGTACGTCAAAATGAAAGCTCAATATGAAGGCATTACTGGGAATCGTGTTCGCCTTCGTATTCACGAAAATGACGGTGATCGCATCATTAAAACATTCCGCCTACAAAACCCTGTCACAATTACCGCTGCGGGAGAAAAAGTAAACTGGCGTGATCTTTATTCTGGATATGAACTCACCTTCATGATTCCTTCTGATCGATTTGAACTCGCACAAGTGGATTCCGACGAAGTGGTTGAAGTCGTTGCCGTTGAAGAACTTCCAAAAACTGCAAGTGTATGGCCACTGGTGGGAATGATGGGCTTGAGTCTATTAGGTGTAGCAGGTTTGGTTCGCCGTTTACGTCGCAGCTAA